The genomic region TACGTAACGCTGCAGATTGGGAAGCTATAGTCCCCTTATGAGCCAGTCTACCTTTGAATCCATTCGTGCATATTGCATACCTTACCATTTAACCTTAACATTACCATTGAATTCTAATTAGTCTTCAAGGTATAGATATGGGGTGTTAAtgagttaggtacctaattaataaattcattttCATGTTCAAGAAtacctatttaggtacttatctgTAATTATTGAGTCTCTTCTTGGAGACACATGTCGGATTAATAACGATAACTTTACCTAATATTTGTATAATACAAATCTCTACAGATGCCAGTAGTTATCCCACAAAACTACACGGCCGCTGATGCTGAACCCGAGCAGCGCGTGGCATACTTCCGCGAGGACATTGGCATCAACCTGCACCACTGGCACTGGCATCTCGTCTACCCCTTCGAGGCAGCCGACAGAAACATCGTCAACAAGGACAGAAGAGGCGAATTATTCTACTACATGCATCAGCAGGTCATCGCTAGGTATGTCTTGCATAATTTGGTACGTGACCCTTCACATTATCTTCTGCCTTTTGGTCTTCTTGAGGCTGGTtgtgagaaaattttaagcagaTTGTCgccaaactaaaaactaatagaCGGTTCATGTCGGTGCACTGGAGGCCTCGGTCGCTAATGCTTGTAAAAAATATGACATATAAgtaacttaaaaatacctacatactgtAAAATGTCCCATTTTCCATACCATTCGACTTCATAATGATCCAGTCCctgcggcctagccaaggtgcccatcgctatcgcttcgctatcgaatcgctttgtgtctctctatcactcttccatattagtgtgacagtgacagttgcatttcgttcgctacggagcgttagcgattaacATGTCTACGGGGCCCTGTCTATCAATCTAAAATCTGAGTTTAGGTCTACTTTCTAATTAACTGCCAATTTTCTAGATACAACTTTGAGCGTCTCTGCAACAACCTACAAAGGGTGCAGCGCTACAGGGATTTCCGGGCCCCAATCGAAGAAGGATACTTCCCTAAACTGGACTCGCAGGTCGCGTCTCGCGCCTGGCCACCCAGGTAACCAACCACATCCAGTAACCACTAACCAGACGGGTGACCATTTTAACCAACCGCAGGCTTCAGGGCTGCCATCGACGAAGGACACTTCGCAGGCCTGGACTCGCAGGTCGCCTGGCtctaatattttttacagaTTTACCGAAAGTTGCTTAACAATTCACAAAATATAGAAGTACCTAAATGTTTAATTCGTAATTTAGTATACTTGCTAACATCATTCTGGTTTTTAGTAGTTTCAGTCAATGGAAAAGTTATACTACTTTCTTCGAATTTAAAGATTTATAGAAGAATGTTTCGATTAAGTGGTGGTAGAGCACCAAAGTGACAAAGTTAGCTTTTGGTTACTCTGTACAAccgtgaaataaaaataaacatagtaAAGCAtaagaagctccggcccggacacagcccggtctaacgtgagtcatccttaattaaTTCAAATCAATGTTCTTAGATGTTAATTAAGATTGTGTACAGGTTTTCTGGCAGCACCATCAAAGACCTGGACCGGCCGGTGGACCAGATCCGCGCAGACGTGTCCCAGCTGGAAACCTGGCGCGACCGCTTCATACAGGCGATCGAGGAGGGCGCTATTGATCTGGTCAGTGTTAACTCTTTTGAcaaagacattttttttatactacgtcggtAGCAAACAAGCatgcggcccgcctgatggtaaccGGTCACCGTAGCCTAACTCCAAAGGTGTTACAtgagcgttgccgaccctaaccACCCcccaccctcgttgagctctggcaaccttactcaccggcaGGAACACTATGAGTAGGGTCTAGTCTAGTGTTATTTGACTACGGTTTTCTGTAAGGTGGAGATACTTCCCCAGTTGGGCTCTGCTCTAGATCTCGATGACATCTGCTGTGCTGTGCCCTACCCTACCATACAAAGCGAGATGACATTCACAACCCATACCTCTCTTTGGACGTAGTTTAAGGGCCTACCCGGCTCCAGCTTTCTGTATTCATGATTTGAATGTTTTCGTGTTTCAGCCAAGCGGCCGCAAGCTCCCCTTAGACGAACAGACCGGTATAGACATCCTAGGAAACCTAATGGAAGCGTCAGCTCTGAGCCGCAACGCCGCCAAGTACGGAGACCTCCATAACATGGGACACGTGTTTATCTCGTATGCTCACGACCCTGACCACAGACATCTTGTAAGTACAATGTTTATTTCCAGCAAGCTAAAAGTAATCTGAGGCCCAAATACACAGCTCAGTTCCGGTTGActtcaaataaaaattattcatCATAATATCGCGATGTTTTTACTACATGTCCTAAATTGAGTTGCCAAATTTCCAGCCTCCTATCTTCGAAGAAATTTCACTCGATCCGTAGTTAACTAAGCATTTACTTAACGATAAAACTTCAACGTGATTATTGTAATGGCTGGCAGATAGGCACCTCACAGAGAGGCTGATCAACAGTGCCGATAACAggctgcgggctcagcatggttccatttttatcgcctgtcactctgcccgtcactttcgcacttacatacttgttagaacgtgacaggcatggtgacatgCGACAAAAATGCGACCGCGCTACCGCCGCTGAAGATGATAACTATGACGTAGAAAAGGAGTGACAGATGGTTCACGTTACAGGAACAATTCGGCGTGATGGGAGACTCGGCGACAGCCATGCGTGACCCGATCTTCTACCGCTGGCATTCCTACGTCGATGACATCTTTAACCTGCACAAGGCTAAGCTCACGCCCTACAGCAAGCAGCAGGTAAGGACCTATCATCATGTATATCTACATGTAACTACGAGTATGATTACTTGATTACCATCGCTGTCATCACTAGTAGGGTCTGTGACGACCATATCTTCAACATATATCGTTAtgtactagaacaaattaaattattttcagaagatattttaatttgtttctatttcaagtagacacactactatataaattataaactttaaataaatttcatatactggcacaggcacctgccgcgatagcagaggacgctggttcgattccagcctggggcactggaggccttggtcactttttcttagtatatgacatttatttaaagtttatatatAGTTATCATCATTAGGTTGATCCGCAATTACAGATGTAACTTTCCGTAACTTTCAcatcaaagggtatagccgggtaagcatggccaaactgcccttagcgaaaaaaacaatttccttttactggattattaacctatatataagtagtgctttcaccaaatattaagcctcaaatgccacagattaaaaaaaaatgcaaaaaaagaaaaatcatttttagtgtattacagccaaagtaataattcgatttctttgtaatttgggtatgttgtatatacaattaaggtcgctttctgaaaaaaaaaatatattgaattatctcttaaaataatagtaaataattgagatgaaaattttcagaaaaataaaaaaaatacgtgcatgatagcgacagttatcaaatttacatattttatgtagaatttaataatgtttaacatatatttttttcaaaaattaaaatcgggattaacagtgtgaaaaactcgaatttgtaacatcccataatactctctcttcatacaagcaaagctaagtagtcataaacgaatgaagtatattgtgaacgcagtctttacgaatttgaatttagaatatgacgtattttattcatcaaaggaacagacatttttcaatcgttaacgctctgtataaaattcgtgcctattttcctgttcccgcgcttttttaatctctgaatgccgttcgccctagccgcatacagccacggagtttaaggtccgcgctcaacAAAagaagtcgcgttctaaattcaaattgcgttgggaatataactttctagtataacgtacaagttattttgtatgaagagaaggtattatgggatgttacaaattcgagtttttaacactgttaatcccgattttaatttttgaaaaaaatatatgttaaacattattaaattctacatgaaatatgtaaatttgataactgtcgctatctcgcatgtattttttttatttttctgaaaattttcatctcaattttttactattattttaagagataattcaatattatttttttcagaaagcgaccttaattgtatatacaacatacccaaattacaaagaaatcggattagtactttagctgtaataaaataaaaatgatttttctatttttgcatttttttttaaatctgaagcatttgaggcttaatatttggtgaaagcactacttatatataggttaataatccagtaaaaggaaattgtttttttcgctaagggcagtttggccatgcttacccggctataccctttgtacTCCCAATAGGTAGTTACGGCACTGTCATACGAGGAGGGAGAGAATAGGTAACTTTCATGATTTCAGTTAGCTGATCTCCCGGTCTAGCCAAAGtggcaatcgctatcgcttcgacaatgaaacgctttgtgtttctctatcactcttccatattagtgcgacagtgacagttgcgtttcgatcgctacggagcgtaagcgattggatgttggctacgcggccaaaTTCCATTAACGGCTGCACTATACCTAACTGCGCAAGTAGTAAAGTGTAATAAGGAGGTTCTTGAAGTGGTTTGACTAAGACATGAAATGTTGATTATGAGAAAATGGGGGCCTAATTATTATCTTCTTTCAGCTGGACTTCCCATCCATCCGCGTTTCCTCAATCAGCGTCCAAGGCCCCGCCGGCGCCAACACGTTCGCCACCCAGTGGGAGCAGAGCACCGTGGAACTGTCCCGGGGCCTGGACTTCCAGCCAAGAGGCAGCATGCCAGCTCGCTTCACCCATCTGCAGCATGAGGACTTTGTCTACAAGttagtaaaaaagcggccaagtgcgagtcggactcgcccatgaagggttccgtatttaggcgatttatgactaatacgaatataataacgataattttcggtggaagtttacatggtaatgtacatcatatattttttttagttttatcattctcttattttagaagttacagggggggggggacacacacattttaccactttggaagtgtctctcgcgcaaactattcagtttagaaaaaaattatattagaaacctcaatatcatttttgaagacctatccatagataccccacacgtatgggtttgatgaaaaaaaaattttgagtttcagttcgaagtatggggaaccccaaaaatttattgttttttttctatttttgtgtgaaaatcttaatgcggttcacagaatacatctacttaccaagtttcaacagtatagttcttatagtttcggagaaaagtggctgtgacatacggacggacagacagacggacagacggacagacggacagacagacagacagacagacagacagacatgacgaatctataagggttccgttttttgccatttggctacggaaccctaaaaaggctgtTAGCCGCTGAGAGCTCACAAAATTTGCTCACACATAACCAGCAGAAATATGATTGCTATGGTCAAAACCGGCCAGGGCAATTTATGATAATGACACAACAGAAAACcaccgtgtcgccgaaataatagtagtttatgcaacagtgatataataagggttcttaaaattcaagggtcgaagttacaaaacgagacgtagtcgagttttgtaaaaaaagacccgagaattttaagaaccaattatgagctgttgcatacattactttttctatgacagctgcagcaaaaaagaaaaaaaaaaaaaaaaaaaaaaaaaaaaaaaagttattattaaaaaaaaagagttattattaaaaaaaagagttattatttaaaaaaattgagttattattaaaaaaaaaaagagttattattgtaaatgaaaacatacctctttcaatcaagatgatcggaacttgtatctttaaaaaaaataaagcagttgtattatactcataagatgactgctagcagtcatcttatgagcctatagacaaagcattcaaatgacattgctttagatatcactgtcagtcatttaattgacacatttaagtgctggagtagaaaaaatattttttagcttgtaagattttcattattgtatgtatgttagtttgtaaatgtatctatgggccttagttgcctgataataaatgatatttgatttgattttgatttgataATGACGAGGATAAATTTgggtattatctatgaaaagtgaccttattgtcgatggcgcttacgccgcacagcgtcgcgtggcattgtatttatatcggagcgtcGTCAATAatcgcgtaagcgccatcgacaataaggtcccttttcatagataacgtcacaaatatgtCCATACAGTAACAGTAGCGGGTTGGTCGTGTAGAGGCCTTTTGGAGCATCGGTCCGATGGTTCTAAACCAGCTTAACCAAAATATGAGCTAGCTGCACTTGCACGCCTTAGGTTCTAATCCtatatgtattatgtgtgtCGTGGCCAGATCATAGAATTTGATCACATCATGACAtggttagtttagtttttactttttttcgatGTATCTAGCTAATCCATCATTTCATAAAATGATTGCTACAACATCTAGCCACACGACAGACTatctaaatatattatttaaaactcGAAATTCTAGCTTcagcataattttattttatccgcAGCATCGAAGTGAACAACACCAGCGGCCAGTCGCTGATGGGCACCGTCCGCATCTTCATAGCCCCCGTACAGGACGAGAGCGGACAACCTCTGCCCTTCGAGGACCAGAGGCGCGGAATGGTGGAACTTGACAAATTCTCCGTTGGCTGTAAGTCTACAGTGTCTACACCTTAGCCTTAATGCAACGAAAGATGTTTTAAAAACTTAACCATAAGTCGTCCAAGTGAACCATTTAAAAGTAGATTTAAAAAGAATAAGAGGATAAATCTGGATACTTAccactttttaaaaacatttgaatTTTCTAGTGCGCCCCGGGAACAACACCATCAAGCACAACAGCAAAGACTCCTCGGTCACCATCCCCTACGAGCGCACTTTCCGTAGCCAGGTAACAAccattattaagatatttatgtCCTGTCGAAAGCATTCGATTGCGTAGATTATGAAACACTCATCTTATAACTAGGAGTACCGCAGGGTTCTATCTTCGGtccatttctatttaataacgTTTAAATTAAGACGTTGTTTAGGAGAcacttaacattttatttttataggaaTTTGACGTTTATGGTGGCACTCTGTTGCTTGCCAAATTGGTGCAGAGTTTGCTTAGACTCTTATTCAGCTCTATTTGTTAATGACATCATTGGCTTGGAAAACTACATGTTTAATTTTGAATCCAGGACGCGCGCCCCGGCCAGCCCGGCACCGACCAGGCGGCCGAGTTCGACTTCTGCGGCTGCGGCTGGCCGCACCACATGCTGCTGCCCAAGGGCACCGCCCAGGGGTACCCCTGCGTGCTGTTCGTGACGGTCACCAACTGGAACGAGGACCGGGTAAGGAGGAATTATGTTTAATCATGAATCCAGAGCAACGTGGCTCCGAACAGGTAGATCAACTTCTGCGGCTGCGGCTGGCAGCAATGCTGCTACCCAGGAGACTGGAACATGGACCCGAAAATATTTGGAGATATCAGTTGATCATGGTAAGAAAATCTGATTGGAATGTGTTAACGTCATCCGAAAATTATTAAACCTCCCAATTTCCCTTAtagtcgaacgagcgagcgaagcgaagtgaagttcttacattcaacttggaacacacggctggctaggggcacgtcccggcatttcgatgtttttaagctgaactatcagaggatagtttgatacacaataacttaagtaaatttgttctattttaaatgacatttggtaaacgtgtagtcgagggcattatattttagtcattaaattatgagcaggctcgatcaaggggttattgagctagaagagcttagaaggctaaaaagctatttgtgaggggtcttgctattctggtcatgttttttgcaagaaagtatggtcgactttggtatcaaatgaaactgctcggcttacacatttataatatagtttttaaatttacaattttaaaataatgatctaacattttggcgaaccgcgagttctcagttcggggcgaactactagtaataTTTTATCGGACGTGATTAGGGCCACCTTTAAATAATCTTGCAAGGATATATGCCTTTGTAACTTTTCCTTGTActcatattattattgttttaggtGGAACAAGACCTAGTGGGGTCCTGCAACGACGCAGCGTCGTACTGCGGCATCCGCGACCGCAAGTACCCGGACAAGCGCGCCATGGGCTTCCCCTTCGACCGCCCCAACCCCGCCAGCTCACTCTCCGACTTCCTGCAGCCCAACATGGCCGTGCAGCAGTGCAGGATCAAGTTCACGGATGCTACTAGAGTCAGAGGGACGCGGTAGATCTTAGTTTACAAACATTGCCCTAATCCTAACAACTTTATTCAATACAACATCGTCATCATCAACGAACATCACCAAAATGGCTTCAAAAACTTGTTATAgcaatatttatttgtacaacaagtgatcaaagtttgatatttcttcgagtgcttattttgagtcccgtgcaagcgaaagattctataataatagaatcttgagcgtagtaagggactcaaaagcgcacgagatgtaaataactttgatctcgtgtagtacacaacatttttcacctcagcgcagtgagaacatacctattagacaacttgaaaaatgtaatccttcttcatcacttaatacctgcactcatgttttcttaagatatacctacaaacaattaagtttaattaccgcaatggaacacgaaaataaaacgtaataataaattccagtaaaataatatagaaataacaaacattaactgacacttcaatcgccaactttgacaacaaaaaaaatctttgtaagatacggtccgaattgcggatacgtactatttgtcaactatggtagaaattcttaaaagtaagataattaattttgcgtgatgatctgtgtattttttgagttcgttattttaattgtacaataaaatacctaaaatatagtattttatcagtttttatgaaatcttaaactatatttttatttattaattattaagaattcatactcgtacgtggtttggaacgatgcggtctgaagtttttcgggggtctattataaaccgtgaatatactgttgaagttgaatgtcgttttaacttttttttgtctgtttctttttgctaacagtgtgaaagggacagagataatagaacccaagtatttcgaacttttattagaccccgcatgttgaaatgacatttgactataaaggtcacttgaatgtcattttgtctcactcagtgagcaaaatcgcattttgctcactgtttttaagaatcaaagtacccttgttcgagctgctgaggtgaaaaatattgtaaacaaTAACTAGGGTCAGACAgacttttcaaaaattcatttttcaaAGATTCATCAAGGTATTATACCTAGTATGTGTTGTTATTGCTATGCTGCACTTGCGACACAGAATTGCTTTTCACTGAATAGGGTCGCcaaaagtagatacctaagttagGGTTAGGGCAAATCGCAATCGACTTTGGTTTATGATATTGGACACCGATATAGAATATTTTTaagttaggtacatttttactGGTAACATTATCTTCGATTTCGTTGCTTATTAGTAGCAACCATGCTTTTATTAGATGTAAGTTTTTGTTATTCTTTAtatcttattaaattgtacaacgggacttaatcgcgtatctaagttttaagatttacctccgacatttcgaggacggcgttgtccccgtggtctcggaaaaGACGTCTTCTCCTtcgtcccgttgtacaatttaataatgtgtatctTAATCTTTATATCTTATTTTATaaagttatatttaatttttgtgaCCTCATAATTATTGTTGACTTGTTTACATACTTAGGACATTAAGTGAACTTATAAGTACAAATACTATTTTGCTGTGATTAGATCATTCATTACTGTAAGGTTTACAAGTTATAAGTTAATAAATACTTGGGTAGTTTTTCTTATTTGcattttagttaagttagttttaGCAAACGGGTTTTATGATAGCTATTGCATAATGTACATACTGTATATATATAGTTACAACTACAAGACTGAGTAAATCTAGCctcttaataaatacttttgttttttttcttacccattttatttaaacagctctattattattattattatttttttaaatattttatgttctTACTTTGGTCGATGTTTTATATGTTGTTGTTCAATATGGTGTCACcagatttataatttatttatttagtaattaattaattaatttattttttatttattatagagtCCAAAAAGTTCCTTtaattttacttacttacttacaaacCGAAATTTTATCCAAAACTTTCacaatcaataaaaaaatttttaaagccaacaaaaaataaacaaaagaacaatcaaaatattcaatttattgTCGCAAACTGAACATTGTTCACATTAAATCCATCACCTTGCACCACATTATACACTGGCAAGTTATTCACCTGATATCCCGACTGTGTCAGTTGTGGATTTATCAAATATATGCTACTCGGCacattcatgttattaggtacggTCAAGGCGGCGTATAGCTGGCCGTTGATCATGTAAGTATTTGAAACTGTTATTGGAACTATATTTGTACCCTGTGGTAAATTCCCATTATAATTTGCATTTGTATTTTGTGGAATATATTGCGAATTGTCACCAACATTTGTAACAATGGGATTCAT from Cydia amplana chromosome 19, ilCydAmpl1.1, whole genome shotgun sequence harbors:
- the LOC134657222 gene encoding phenoloxidase subunit 1-like produces the protein MSGNKQDLLLFFDRPTEPCFMQKGDNNSVFQLPDNYYPDKYKSASTQLESKFGSGSGRSIPVRNIALPDLTLPMQLPYNDQFSLFVPAHRQLAGKLIDIFMNMRDVSDLQSVCSYCQLRINPYMFNYCLSVAILHRPDTKGLNIPTFAETFPDKFVDPKVFRKARETTSVVPDGSRMPVVIPQNYTAADAEPEQRVAYFREDIGINLHHWHWHLVYPFEAADRNIVNKDRRGELFYYMHQQVIARYNFERLCNNLQRVQRYRDFRAPIEEGYFPKLDSQVASRAWPPRFSGSTIKDLDRPVDQIRADVSQLETWRDRFIQAIEEGAIDLPSGRKLPLDEQTGIDILGNLMEASALSRNAAKYGDLHNMGHVFISYAHDPDHRHLEQFGVMGDSATAMRDPIFYRWHSYVDDIFNLHKAKLTPYSKQQLDFPSIRVSSISVQGPAGANTFATQWEQSTVELSRGLDFQPRGSMPARFTHLQHEDFVYNIEVNNTSGQSLMGTVRIFIAPVQDESGQPLPFEDQRRGMVELDKFSVGLRPGNNTIKHNSKDSSVTIPYERTFRSQDARPGQPGTDQAAEFDFCGCGWPHHMLLPKGTAQGYPCVLFVTVTNWNEDRVEQDLVGSCNDAASYCGIRDRKYPDKRAMGFPFDRPNPASSLSDFLQPNMAVQQCRIKFTDATRVRGTR